In a single window of the Longimicrobium sp. genome:
- a CDS encoding CPXCG motif-containing cysteine-rich protein, producing MGYGYNPDPSAWADERLDEEFPLGDGTADTGATVCCPYCGEAVDIVLDPGSGARQEYVEDCEVCCRPWQVSVAYAPDGTAEVAVEVADGF from the coding sequence ATGGGCTACGGCTACAACCCCGACCCGTCGGCCTGGGCCGACGAGCGGCTGGACGAGGAGTTCCCCCTGGGCGACGGCACCGCCGACACGGGCGCCACGGTCTGCTGCCCCTACTGCGGCGAGGCGGTGGACATCGTGCTCGACCCCGGCAGCGGCGCGCGCCAGGAATACGTGGAGGACTGCGAGGTGTGCTGCCGGCCGTGGCAGGTGTCGGTGGCCTACGCGCCGGACGGGACGGCGGAGGTGGCGGTGGAGGTGGCGGACGGTTTTTGA
- a CDS encoding CHAD domain-containing protein, whose amino-acid sequence MRTPAELLDLPVERSARWLALRFLEEAAAAHARLDDADDTEALHDFRVGLRRLRSTVRAYRRWLGGSLGRKDRRRLGALADATGAARDAEVHIAWLEPRVEKLSGAERAGAEAFLEELREEKADAEADLQREVARDFPRERWRLARRLRFFRVEVELDDPAGGPLLGAVLGRLIREQADELERHLAHVRALQHQEEAHRARIAAKRLRYLIEPFQDEIEGGRDAVKQLKKLQDVLGDMHDADVLLARVAAELADAPEPAEGEEDGAAGLRALAKLLERERQERFDELQRRWLDGQGAEFFASVREMGRRVASAGHPNREIERKFLLKRMPRLDGLPVVVLEIDQGWLPGERLAERLRRTRTDGAVRYFRTVKLGAGTSRFELEEETDERTFRRLWSLTKGRRVRKLRYRVQEGDFTWEIDRFRGRRLVLAEVELPTEDTEVLPPAWLRRLVVRDVTGEPEYVNINLAR is encoded by the coding sequence ATGAGGACGCCGGCCGAGCTGCTGGACCTGCCGGTGGAGCGCAGCGCCCGCTGGCTGGCGCTGCGCTTCCTGGAGGAGGCGGCGGCCGCGCACGCCCGGCTGGACGACGCGGACGACACGGAGGCGCTGCACGACTTCCGTGTGGGGCTGCGCCGCCTGCGCAGCACGGTGCGGGCGTACCGGCGCTGGCTGGGCGGGAGCCTCGGCCGCAAGGACCGCCGCCGCCTGGGCGCGCTGGCCGACGCCACGGGGGCGGCGCGCGACGCGGAGGTGCACATCGCCTGGCTGGAGCCGCGCGTGGAGAAGCTCTCCGGCGCGGAGCGGGCCGGGGCGGAGGCGTTCCTGGAGGAGCTGCGCGAGGAGAAGGCCGACGCCGAGGCCGACCTGCAGCGCGAGGTGGCAAGGGACTTCCCCCGCGAGCGCTGGCGGCTGGCCCGGCGGCTGCGCTTCTTCCGCGTCGAGGTGGAGCTGGACGACCCCGCGGGCGGGCCGCTGCTGGGTGCGGTGCTGGGGCGGCTGATCCGCGAGCAGGCGGACGAGCTGGAGCGGCACCTGGCGCACGTGCGCGCGCTGCAGCACCAAGAGGAGGCGCACCGGGCGCGCATCGCGGCCAAGCGGCTGCGCTACCTGATCGAGCCGTTCCAGGACGAGATCGAGGGCGGGCGCGACGCCGTCAAGCAGCTCAAGAAGCTCCAGGACGTGCTCGGCGACATGCACGACGCCGACGTGCTGCTGGCGCGCGTGGCCGCGGAGCTGGCGGACGCGCCGGAACCGGCCGAGGGCGAGGAGGACGGGGCGGCGGGCCTGCGCGCGCTGGCGAAACTGCTGGAGCGCGAGCGCCAGGAGCGCTTCGACGAGCTGCAGAGGCGCTGGCTGGACGGGCAGGGGGCGGAGTTCTTCGCGTCGGTGCGCGAGATGGGCAGGCGCGTGGCGAGCGCGGGGCACCCGAACCGCGAGATCGAGCGCAAGTTCCTGCTCAAGCGGATGCCGCGCCTGGACGGGCTCCCCGTCGTCGTGCTGGAGATCGACCAGGGGTGGCTCCCGGGCGAGCGGCTGGCCGAGCGGCTCCGGCGCACGCGCACGGACGGCGCGGTGCGCTACTTCCGCACGGTGAAGCTGGGGGCGGGCACCAGCCGCTTCGAGCTGGAGGAGGAGACCGACGAGCGCACCTTCCGCCGCCTCTGGTCACTCACCAAGGGCAGGCGCGTGCGCAAGCTGCGCTACCGGGTGCAGGAGGGCGACTTCACCTGGGAGATCGACCGCTTCCGCGGCCGCAGGCTGGTCCTCGCCGAGGTGGAGCTGCCCACGGAGGACACCGAGGTGCTCCCGCCCGCGTGGCTGCGGCGCCTGGTGGTCCGCGACGTCACCGGGGAGCCGGAGTACGTGAACATCAACCTGGCGAGGTGA
- a CDS encoding RNA polymerase sigma factor RpoD/SigA encodes MATAARKSTAGRKRKRTAPRLDTEFGLPSEDQSSLDQYLKEVSTHKLLTPAEEIELGRRARAGEEAAINELVRANLRFVISVAKKYQNRGVSLSDLIQEGNVGLVTAARKFDPDQGVKFISYAVWWIRQAILSALANQGRSVRVPLNRASDLAKIFRERERLKQELRRDPTPQELSEATGLSPEIVESLQTLNAAEIRLDAPIGDSDDSQLMDRFIAEEAIVTEDEVEERLLSERIDRALGTLQPRDAKVLRLYFGLEGGREHTLEEIGDILGVTRERIRQLRDRALKRLREGEMGEALASFAAA; translated from the coding sequence ATGGCTACGGCAGCGCGCAAGAGCACGGCGGGACGCAAGCGCAAGCGCACGGCGCCCCGCCTGGACACCGAGTTCGGCCTCCCCTCGGAGGACCAGTCCAGCCTCGACCAGTACCTCAAGGAGGTGAGCACCCACAAGCTGCTCACCCCCGCCGAGGAGATCGAGCTGGGCCGCCGCGCGCGCGCCGGCGAGGAAGCGGCCATCAACGAGCTGGTGCGCGCCAACCTGCGCTTCGTGATCTCGGTGGCCAAGAAGTACCAGAACCGCGGCGTCTCGCTCTCCGACCTGATCCAGGAGGGGAACGTGGGGCTGGTGACCGCCGCGCGGAAGTTCGACCCGGACCAGGGGGTGAAGTTCATCTCCTACGCCGTGTGGTGGATCCGCCAGGCGATCCTCTCGGCGCTGGCCAACCAGGGGCGCAGCGTGCGCGTGCCGCTCAACCGCGCCAGCGACCTGGCCAAGATCTTCCGCGAGCGCGAGCGGCTGAAGCAGGAGCTGCGGCGCGACCCCACGCCGCAGGAGCTCTCCGAGGCCACGGGGCTCAGCCCCGAGATCGTGGAGAGCCTGCAGACGCTCAACGCCGCCGAGATCCGCCTGGACGCGCCGATCGGCGACAGCGACGACAGCCAGCTGATGGACCGCTTCATCGCCGAGGAGGCGATCGTCACCGAGGACGAGGTGGAGGAGCGGCTCCTCTCGGAGCGGATCGACCGGGCGCTGGGCACGCTGCAGCCGCGCGACGCCAAGGTGCTCCGGCTGTACTTCGGGCTGGAGGGCGGGCGCGAGCACACGCTGGAGGAGATCGGCGACATCCTGGGCGTCACCCGCGAGCGCATCCGCCAGCTCCGCGACCGCGCGCTCAAGCGCCTGCGCGAGGGCGAGATGGGCGAGGCCCTGGCCTCCTTCGCGGCCGCATGA
- a CDS encoding N-acetylmuramoyl-L-alanine amidase gives MISLHIVRGFAVFTAIVGTAAACTPPRAGPTPAPAPRAPQPLPYRPLSEGLPPIPEVTAPLAIDVVHPGQGDPRPAVDSTFVYGSVGTGGAALVINGVQVPVAPNGAFIAYLPLPVDGTWRLEAFRGEERAEASVSYRAPGSAARDSVAAAAAALPEGAFPGPRAAVIVGGADTLATGSDAVRGLATAGGTTRWFFPRGARVQLVERRGGEYRVRLDTASAWIDTSAVRLETGPAPPVAVDMTTATLAPSADGAELRIAAGFAPFQVRVDSATVDVTVYRAGPARITPRLNDFVTGGGMEAAGPGATRATATLSRIPWGYQAFYEPGGTLVVRIRRPPPIDAAAPLRGIRIVVDPGHPPAGATGPTRLREADANLQIALRLAEKLRAAGAEVLMTRTADVPVELGERTRMAVAANAHLLVSVHNNAFGEGQNPFRLHHTSTYYFHPFSAELARALNQEIAAVVKIPNRGALFNSLALVRPTWMPTALTESLFMPIPEQEAALRDPQLVDQLAAAHARGIEAFLRARANR, from the coding sequence TTGATCAGCCTGCACATCGTCCGCGGTTTCGCCGTCTTCACCGCGATCGTGGGGACCGCGGCCGCGTGCACCCCGCCGCGCGCCGGGCCCACCCCGGCCCCGGCGCCGCGCGCGCCGCAGCCGCTGCCGTACCGGCCGCTCTCGGAGGGGCTGCCGCCGATCCCCGAAGTCACCGCGCCGCTCGCCATCGACGTGGTCCACCCGGGGCAGGGCGACCCGCGCCCGGCGGTGGACTCCACCTTCGTCTACGGCTCGGTGGGGACGGGCGGGGCGGCGCTGGTGATCAACGGGGTGCAGGTGCCGGTGGCGCCGAACGGGGCCTTCATCGCCTACCTCCCCCTCCCGGTGGACGGCACCTGGCGCCTGGAGGCGTTCCGCGGCGAGGAGCGCGCGGAGGCGAGCGTGAGCTACCGCGCCCCCGGGTCCGCCGCGCGCGACTCCGTCGCCGCCGCCGCGGCCGCGCTCCCCGAGGGCGCCTTCCCCGGCCCGCGCGCGGCCGTGATCGTGGGCGGTGCGGACACGCTGGCGACGGGCTCCGACGCGGTGCGGGGGCTCGCGACCGCGGGCGGCACCACGCGCTGGTTCTTCCCCCGCGGCGCGCGGGTGCAGCTGGTGGAGCGGCGGGGCGGGGAGTACCGGGTGCGGCTGGACACGGCGAGCGCGTGGATCGACACCTCCGCCGTGCGCCTGGAGACGGGGCCCGCGCCCCCGGTGGCCGTGGACATGACCACCGCCACGCTGGCGCCGTCGGCCGACGGGGCGGAGCTGCGGATCGCGGCCGGGTTCGCGCCGTTCCAGGTGCGGGTGGACAGCGCCACGGTGGACGTGACCGTCTACCGCGCGGGCCCGGCGCGGATCACGCCCAGGCTGAACGACTTCGTGACCGGCGGCGGGATGGAGGCGGCGGGCCCGGGCGCCACGCGGGCGACCGCCACCCTCTCGCGCATCCCCTGGGGCTACCAGGCGTTCTACGAGCCGGGCGGCACCCTGGTGGTGCGCATCCGCCGCCCGCCGCCGATCGACGCGGCGGCGCCGCTGCGGGGGATCCGCATCGTGGTGGACCCCGGCCACCCGCCCGCGGGAGCGACCGGGCCCACGCGGCTGCGCGAGGCCGACGCCAACCTGCAGATCGCGCTGCGGCTGGCCGAGAAGCTGCGCGCCGCCGGCGCCGAGGTGCTGATGACGCGCACGGCCGACGTGCCGGTGGAGCTGGGCGAGCGCACGCGGATGGCGGTGGCGGCGAACGCGCACCTGCTGGTGTCGGTGCACAACAACGCGTTCGGCGAGGGGCAGAACCCGTTCCGCCTGCACCACACCAGCACGTACTACTTCCACCCCTTCTCGGCCGAGCTGGCGCGCGCGCTGAACCAGGAGATCGCGGCCGTGGTGAAGATCCCCAACCGGGGCGCCCTCTTCAACAGCCTGGCGCTGGTGCGTCCCACCTGGATGCCCACGGCGCTCACCGAGTCGCTGTTCATGCCGATCCCCGAGCAGGAGGCCGCGCTGCGCGACCCGCAGCTCGTCGACCAGCTGGCCGCCGCGCACGCCCGGGGGATCGAGGCGTTCCTGCGGGCGCGGGCGAACCGCTGA
- a CDS encoding DUF4382 domain-containing protein, giving the protein MLKHGKKVLLPLAALAIAACDGGGTGSDSARVTIRLHDAPGDLAQAWVKIDRIYFQGTSDADSLSGRFDLMSTPTGWIDLMTLSGGSFATLVNGVPVPAGSYSQLRFVVCDAYVVTDAGQVFATSGADLPAGVTATGTLQLPSTCSSGFKVKLPDGGITLENASTILSVDFDVSQSFGHQAGNSGRWVMHPVLSATEIGFSGGIGGTVAVAQGVALPTCGGAAVNVTQFVPQATAGTTTVSAVVNPAGAYSLAVAPGTYTMGYAPEITFTNGDSLTFVAAATPPSVTVASGGAVTSNYSITAATCH; this is encoded by the coding sequence ATGCTGAAGCACGGCAAGAAGGTTCTGCTCCCGCTCGCGGCGCTGGCGATCGCCGCCTGCGACGGCGGGGGGACCGGGAGCGACAGCGCGCGGGTGACGATCCGGCTGCACGACGCCCCGGGCGACCTGGCGCAGGCGTGGGTCAAGATCGACCGCATCTACTTCCAGGGCACCTCGGACGCCGACAGCCTCTCGGGCCGCTTCGACCTGATGAGCACGCCCACCGGGTGGATCGACCTGATGACGCTGTCGGGCGGCAGCTTCGCCACGCTGGTGAACGGGGTGCCCGTGCCGGCGGGCTCGTACTCGCAGCTGCGCTTCGTGGTGTGCGACGCGTACGTGGTGACCGACGCCGGCCAGGTGTTCGCCACCAGCGGCGCCGACCTCCCCGCGGGGGTGACGGCCACGGGGACGCTGCAGCTGCCGAGCACCTGCTCCAGCGGCTTCAAGGTGAAGCTGCCGGACGGCGGGATCACGCTGGAGAACGCCTCGACCATCCTGTCGGTGGACTTCGACGTGAGCCAGAGCTTCGGGCACCAGGCCGGCAACTCGGGGCGCTGGGTGATGCACCCGGTGCTGAGCGCCACCGAGATCGGCTTCAGCGGCGGGATCGGCGGCACGGTGGCGGTGGCGCAGGGCGTGGCGCTGCCCACCTGCGGCGGCGCGGCGGTGAACGTGACCCAGTTCGTCCCGCAGGCGACCGCGGGGACCACCACCGTGTCGGCCGTGGTCAACCCGGCGGGGGCGTACTCGCTCGCGGTGGCGCCCGGCACCTACACCATGGGGTACGCGCCGGAGATCACCTTCACCAACGGCGACTCGCTGACCTTCGTGGCCGCGGCCACGCCGCCCAGCGTGACGGTGGCCTCGGGCGGCGCGGTGACGTCGAACTACAGCATCACCGCGGCGACCTGCCACTAA
- a CDS encoding MarR family transcriptional regulator — protein sequence MNDRGEASPELLPLLLRAGVAVHERLERSLLPWSLSLAKLRALQQLAESPEGLPLGQLAERLCCVKSNVTQLVQRLEADGLVRRETDSGDRRCVRAVITERGRKSFERASGAREAAEREVLERLAPDERARLVALLARLAAEE from the coding sequence ATGAACGATCGTGGAGAGGCGTCGCCGGAGCTGCTGCCGCTGCTGCTGCGCGCGGGTGTGGCGGTGCACGAGCGCCTGGAGCGCAGCCTGCTGCCGTGGAGCCTGTCGCTGGCCAAGCTGCGGGCGCTGCAGCAGCTGGCCGAGTCGCCGGAGGGGCTGCCGCTGGGGCAGCTGGCGGAGCGGCTCTGCTGCGTGAAGTCGAACGTGACGCAGCTGGTGCAGCGGCTGGAGGCGGACGGCCTGGTGCGGCGCGAGACCGACTCCGGGGACCGGCGCTGCGTGCGGGCGGTGATCACCGAGCGGGGCCGGAAGAGCTTCGAGCGGGCGAGCGGCGCGCGCGAGGCGGCCGAGCGCGAGGTGCTGGAGCGCCTGGCGCCGGACGAGCGGGCGCGGCTGGTGGCGCTCCTGGCGCGGCTCGCGGCGGAGGAGTGA
- a CDS encoding zinc-dependent metalloprotease, with amino-acid sequence MTRRFLTGTAALVVLAAACSPQNPSPQPAPRGGGAAPSRGPAAGAPRTGDAPQQGGAPQQGGGGPGGGGQADPQPRPYASVVTAQAVTREGMFKTHRIGSRLLFEIPRRELNREMLLVSKIAQTTLGSGYGGQQTGNRVVRWDRSGNRVLLRGVSHDITADSTLPIYRAVRAANYDPVIASFNVEAWGPDSAAVIDVTRLYTTSIPELGPGNVIRGSMDQARSFVERAASFPRNVEVEATHTYTVTPPSPPSTPEQLRPLPRTASVLMHWSMVKLPDDPMRPRLADPRVGFFAVDQQDFGLPEQKVAEREYIIRWRLEKKDPSAAVSEPVKPIVYYIDPATPTQWIPWIKRGIEAWQPAFEAAGFRNAIVARMAPTPQEDPDWSPEDARYSVIRWWPSTVENARGPSVVDPRTGEILEADIEMHHNVIKLARDWYFVQVAPLDPRARRLPLPDSIMGRMVEYVVAHEVGHTLGYPHNQKASATYPADSVRSVSFLRRMGHTPTLMDYSRLNYVAQPEDNVPPDLLIPRIGPYDIWVTQWGYTPIPNAPTPDAERPTLDRWAREQDTKPWLRFSTPGTFGADPADVTEAVGDADAVRSTALGLRNLRRVMELLLPAAEKPMRDYGDLNDLYTETIGQWQREMGHVAAIVGGVDSRERFGGGIRYVPIARSRQEQAVEFLAENAFQTPELLIDPEVARRLEVVGTMERIGNAQRGILNTLLNDQRLRRLAEFEALAGSRGEAYPLAEMVGDVRRAVWSEVGTGRRIDPFRRNLQRAFLDIVDQKLNPPERGATVVAFPAGPQQGPPQPQGAPGEAKAVLRGELRALEAALRRAIPATSDPATRMHLEDSRDRIARILDPES; translated from the coding sequence ATGACGAGACGCTTTCTCACCGGCACGGCCGCCCTCGTGGTGCTCGCGGCGGCGTGCTCCCCGCAGAACCCCTCCCCGCAGCCGGCGCCGCGCGGCGGCGGGGCGGCCCCCTCGCGCGGGCCCGCGGCCGGCGCGCCGCGCACCGGAGACGCCCCGCAGCAGGGCGGCGCCCCCCAGCAGGGCGGCGGCGGCCCCGGCGGCGGCGGCCAGGCCGATCCGCAGCCCCGGCCGTACGCCTCGGTGGTCACGGCGCAGGCCGTCACCCGCGAGGGGATGTTCAAGACGCACCGCATCGGCAGCCGGCTGCTCTTCGAGATCCCCCGGCGCGAGCTCAACCGCGAGATGCTGCTGGTGAGCAAGATCGCGCAGACCACGCTGGGGAGCGGCTACGGCGGGCAGCAGACCGGCAACCGCGTGGTGCGCTGGGACCGCAGCGGCAACCGCGTTCTCCTGCGCGGCGTGAGCCACGACATCACCGCCGACAGCACGCTGCCGATCTACCGCGCGGTGCGGGCGGCCAACTACGACCCCGTGATCGCCTCGTTCAACGTGGAGGCGTGGGGCCCCGACAGCGCCGCGGTGATCGACGTCACCCGGCTCTACACCACCAGCATCCCCGAGCTGGGCCCGGGGAACGTGATCCGCGGGTCGATGGACCAGGCGCGCTCGTTCGTGGAGCGCGCGGCCTCGTTCCCGCGCAACGTGGAGGTGGAGGCCACGCACACCTACACGGTGACGCCGCCCTCGCCGCCCAGCACCCCCGAGCAGCTCCGCCCGCTCCCGCGCACGGCCAGCGTGCTGATGCACTGGAGCATGGTGAAGCTCCCCGACGACCCGATGCGGCCGCGCCTGGCCGACCCGCGGGTGGGCTTCTTCGCGGTCGACCAGCAGGACTTCGGGCTCCCCGAGCAGAAGGTGGCCGAGCGGGAGTACATCATCCGCTGGCGGCTGGAGAAGAAGGACCCCAGCGCGGCCGTCTCCGAGCCGGTCAAGCCGATCGTGTACTACATCGACCCGGCGACGCCCACGCAGTGGATCCCCTGGATCAAGCGGGGGATCGAGGCGTGGCAGCCGGCGTTCGAGGCGGCGGGCTTCCGCAACGCGATCGTGGCGCGCATGGCGCCCACGCCGCAGGAGGACCCCGACTGGAGCCCCGAGGACGCGCGCTACTCGGTGATCCGCTGGTGGCCCTCGACGGTCGAGAACGCCCGGGGGCCCAGCGTGGTGGACCCGCGCACGGGCGAGATCCTCGAGGCCGACATCGAGATGCACCACAACGTGATCAAGCTGGCGCGCGACTGGTACTTCGTGCAGGTGGCGCCGCTGGACCCGCGCGCCCGCCGGCTCCCGCTGCCGGACTCGATCATGGGCCGCATGGTGGAGTACGTGGTGGCGCACGAGGTGGGGCACACGCTGGGCTACCCGCACAACCAGAAGGCCAGCGCCACCTACCCGGCCGACAGCGTGCGCAGCGTGAGCTTCCTCCGGCGGATGGGGCACACCCCCACGCTGATGGACTACTCGCGCCTGAACTACGTGGCGCAGCCCGAGGACAACGTCCCGCCGGACCTGCTGATCCCCCGCATCGGCCCCTACGACATCTGGGTGACGCAGTGGGGGTACACGCCGATCCCCAACGCGCCCACCCCCGACGCGGAGCGGCCGACGCTGGACCGCTGGGCGCGCGAGCAGGACACCAAGCCCTGGCTGCGCTTCTCCACGCCCGGCACCTTCGGCGCCGACCCGGCCGACGTGACCGAGGCGGTGGGCGACGCCGACGCGGTGCGCTCGACCGCGCTGGGCCTGCGCAACCTGCGGCGGGTGATGGAGCTGCTGCTCCCGGCGGCCGAGAAGCCGATGCGCGACTACGGCGACCTGAACGACCTGTACACGGAGACCATCGGGCAGTGGCAGCGCGAGATGGGGCACGTGGCGGCCATCGTGGGCGGCGTGGACAGCCGCGAGCGCTTCGGCGGCGGCATCCGCTACGTGCCGATCGCGCGGTCGCGGCAGGAGCAGGCGGTGGAGTTCCTGGCCGAGAACGCCTTCCAGACGCCCGAGCTGCTGATCGACCCCGAGGTGGCCCGCCGCCTGGAGGTGGTGGGGACGATGGAGCGGATCGGCAACGCGCAGCGCGGGATCCTGAACACGCTGCTGAACGACCAGCGGCTGCGGCGCCTGGCCGAGTTCGAGGCGCTGGCCGGCTCGCGCGGCGAGGCGTACCCGCTGGCCGAGATGGTGGGCGACGTGCGGCGCGCGGTGTGGAGCGAGGTGGGCACCGGGCGCCGGATCGACCCCTTCCGCCGCAACCTGCAGCGGGCGTTCCTGGACATCGTGGACCAGAAGCTGAACCCGCCCGAACGCGGGGCCACGGTGGTGGCGTTCCCCGCCGGGCCGCAGCAGGGCCCGCCGCAGCCGCAGGGCGCGCCGGGCGAGGCGAAGGCGGTGCTGCGCGGCGAGCTGCGCGCGCTGGAGGCGGCGCTGCGCCGGGCGATCCCCGCCACCAGCGACCCGGCCACGCGCATGCACCTGGAGGACAGCCGCGACCGTATCGCGCGGATCCTCGATCCGGAGTCGTAA
- the rsgA gene encoding ribosome small subunit-dependent GTPase A, with the protein MLTGTVLRAQGGVYEVETPGGVLEAVLRGRLKREERTGEKVVVGDRVDVEPEASGAQTVWAIQRVHDRSTLLARRAPGKAPRPKPIVANVDQVLVVFSAARPAPHLRMLDRFLVIAADAGIEPLIVVNKTDLTGEDEARRTFAAYGKAGYRVLFAAAKRGVGVEELREALCGRLSALAGPSGVGKSSLLNALQPGLGLRVAAVSEAVNKGRHTTVTAQLIPLECGGWVADTPGLRELGLWEIDRDNLQFYFPEFEPLLGGCRYPTCTHVHEPGCAVRAAAEAGTVDPGRYDSYRRMMTGEDEE; encoded by the coding sequence ATGCTGACCGGCACGGTGCTGCGCGCGCAGGGGGGCGTCTACGAGGTGGAGACGCCCGGCGGCGTGCTGGAGGCGGTGCTGCGCGGGCGGCTCAAGCGCGAGGAGCGCACGGGCGAGAAGGTGGTGGTCGGCGACCGGGTGGACGTGGAGCCCGAAGCCTCGGGCGCGCAGACGGTGTGGGCGATCCAGCGCGTGCACGACCGCAGCACCCTGCTCGCCCGCCGCGCCCCGGGGAAGGCGCCGCGCCCCAAGCCGATCGTGGCCAACGTCGACCAGGTGCTGGTCGTCTTCTCGGCCGCCCGCCCCGCGCCGCACCTGCGCATGCTCGACCGCTTCCTGGTGATCGCCGCCGACGCCGGGATCGAGCCGCTGATCGTGGTCAACAAGACCGACCTCACCGGCGAGGACGAGGCGCGGCGGACGTTCGCGGCGTACGGGAAGGCGGGGTACCGCGTGCTGTTCGCCGCCGCCAAGCGGGGCGTGGGCGTCGAGGAGCTGCGCGAGGCGCTCTGCGGGCGGCTCTCCGCGCTCGCCGGCCCCTCGGGGGTGGGGAAGTCGAGCCTGCTGAACGCGCTGCAGCCGGGGCTGGGGCTCCGGGTGGCGGCGGTGAGCGAGGCGGTGAACAAGGGGCGGCACACCACGGTGACCGCGCAGCTCATTCCCCTGGAGTGCGGCGGCTGGGTGGCCGACACGCCGGGACTGCGCGAGCTGGGGCTCTGGGAGATCGACCGCGATAACCTCCAGTTCTACTTCCCCGAGTTCGAGCCGCTGCTGGGCGGGTGCCGCTACCCCACCTGCACGCACGTGCACGAGCCCGGCTGCGCCGTCCGCGCCGCCGCCGAGGCCGGCACGGTGGACCCCGGCCGCTACGACAGCTACCGCCGCATGATGACCGGCGAGGACGAGGAGTAG
- a CDS encoding NAD(P)H-quinone oxidoreductase, producing MKAIVIARPGGPEVLVQEEREVPQPGPGEVRVRVHASALNRADLLQRRGAYPAPPGAPADVPGLEYAGEVDAVGEGAGLWAVGNRVMGIVGGGGHAEFVVVHEREAIRVPQNLSWEEAAAVPEAFLTAYDALFRQLDLKMGERLLIHAVGSGVGTAAVQLARAAGATTIGTSRTPEKLARAAELGLEVGIDTEREDLAEAVNQATYGSGVHAVLDLVGGRLLEASLRVLALRGRVIVVGTTAGSKAEIDLGVLLRRRLQMIGTVLRSRPLEEKIALAREFSGSVLPLLSSARIRPVVDTVFPFSDIREAHERMEENASFGKIVLRW from the coding sequence ATGAAAGCCATCGTCATCGCCCGCCCGGGCGGCCCCGAGGTGCTGGTCCAGGAGGAGAGGGAGGTCCCCCAGCCGGGGCCGGGGGAGGTGCGCGTGCGCGTGCACGCCTCGGCGCTCAACCGCGCGGACCTGCTGCAGCGCCGCGGCGCCTACCCCGCGCCCCCCGGCGCCCCGGCCGACGTGCCGGGGCTGGAGTACGCGGGCGAGGTGGACGCCGTGGGCGAGGGCGCCGGCCTCTGGGCGGTGGGGAACCGGGTGATGGGGATCGTGGGCGGGGGCGGGCACGCCGAGTTCGTGGTGGTGCACGAGCGCGAGGCGATCCGCGTCCCCCAGAACCTGTCGTGGGAGGAGGCCGCGGCGGTCCCCGAGGCGTTCCTCACCGCCTACGACGCCCTCTTCCGCCAGCTCGACCTGAAGATGGGCGAGCGGCTCCTGATCCACGCCGTGGGGAGCGGCGTGGGCACGGCCGCCGTCCAGCTCGCCCGCGCCGCCGGGGCGACGACGATCGGCACCTCGCGGACGCCGGAGAAGCTGGCGCGCGCCGCGGAGCTGGGGCTGGAAGTGGGGATCGACACGGAGCGCGAGGACCTGGCCGAGGCCGTCAACCAGGCCACCTACGGCAGCGGCGTGCACGCCGTGCTCGACCTGGTGGGCGGCAGGCTGCTGGAGGCCAGCTTGCGCGTCCTGGCGCTGCGCGGCCGGGTGATCGTGGTGGGCACCACCGCGGGGTCGAAGGCCGAGATCGACCTGGGGGTGCTGCTCCGGCGCCGCCTGCAGATGATCGGCACCGTGCTGCGCAGCCGGCCGCTGGAGGAGAAGATCGCCCTGGCGCGCGAGTTCTCGGGCTCGGTGCTCCCCCTCCTCTCCTCGGCCCGCATCCGCCCCGTGGTCGACACCGTCTTCCCCTTCTCCGACATCCGCGAGGCGCACGAGCGGATGGAGGAGAACGCCAGCTTCGGGAAGATCGTGCTGAGGTGGTAG
- the sixA gene encoding phosphohistidine phosphatase SixA yields the protein MKLLVIRHAIAEDRDEWAFSGKPDAERPLTRDGRDRMRRAANGIALEAPRLDLIATSPLVRAVQTAEIVADEYDGKELTVVNELSPECAPETLLPWLRSHEPDTTIAVVGHEPHLGFLLGWLLTGRHESFVELKKGAVVLLEFDDPPAAGNATLLWALQPGQLRRLRKKEK from the coding sequence ATGAAACTGCTCGTCATCCGCCACGCCATCGCCGAAGACCGCGACGAGTGGGCGTTCAGCGGCAAGCCCGACGCGGAGCGCCCCCTGACCCGCGACGGGCGCGACCGCATGCGCCGCGCGGCCAACGGGATCGCGCTGGAGGCGCCGCGGCTGGACCTGATCGCCACCTCGCCGCTGGTGCGCGCGGTGCAGACGGCCGAGATCGTGGCCGACGAGTACGACGGGAAGGAGCTGACGGTAGTGAACGAGCTCTCGCCCGAGTGCGCGCCCGAGACGCTCCTGCCCTGGCTGCGCTCGCACGAGCCCGACACCACCATCGCCGTGGTGGGGCACGAGCCGCACCTGGGGTTCCTGCTCGGCTGGCTGCTGACGGGGCGCCACGAGAGCTTCGTGGAGCTGAAGAAGGGCGCGGTGGTGCTGCTGGAGTTCGACGACCCGCCGGCGGCGGGGAACGCCACGCTGCTGTGGGCGCTCCAGCCGGGGCAGCTGCGCAGGCTCCGCAAGAAGGAGAAGTAG